The DNA window ATCTGATGCTCCATATGAAGATGTTGTCATTGAAAAAATTGAAGTAATTGATGAAGTTGCAGACGATTTTGAAAAAATTTTATAAAATTAAATAATTGATACAAATTTTATTTTTTCCATGTTATTATATTAATAAGGTTATTAAATTGGAGGTAAAAGATGTTTGGATTTGGTAAAAAAAAGAAAGCTAAGGAAGAGGAAGCAAGAAAATTAGCTGAACAACAAGCTGCTGAAGCTAAAGCTGTCGAAGAAAAAAAGAAAGCTGAAGAAGAAGCTTTGAAAAAAGCTGAAGAAGAGAAGAAGGCTAAAGAAGAAGCTGAAAAAGTTGAAGTAAAAGAAGAAACTGAAGAAACAGTTGCTTCTGCTGAAGATAATGAAGAATTAAACGAAGATTCTGAAGAAGCAAAAAAAGAAGCTGCAAGAGTTTATCATATTGCAAGAAGAGAAGCTGAAAATGAAAGAGGATATATTTGGATTGTTCGCTTCGGTGGTTCTGATAAAGTAATTAAATCTTTTGCTACACAAGCTGAGGCAATTGCTTTCACAAAAGAATTGGCTAAAAAATATGATCGCCGTTACGTAATTCATAAAGCTTCTGGCGGTTTCCGAAAAATGAAATATTAAAAAAATAAAAAAGAATGCTAATAAAGAAAAACTTTAAATAGCATTCTTTTTTTGTGAGAAAATTTTTTTAGTTATTGCTTTTAAAAATGTATTTTTGCATCAGAGAGTCTAAAGAAATATTTGTCTTAGCAAATGGAATTAGGAATAATAAAATTGAAATAGTTAATGTGAGAAGAGGCGGAATTAAAATATTCATATATGTTTGATGGAGAAGACTGATAATTCCTAAAAGAATTGATATAGCAACGCGAAAAATTGTAGAAATCATTATCGATTTATTATTTCTAGTTATTGAAAGTTCGTTTGGTGCATTAGTATTACCTAATTTTAAATCTAAAATCTGATTAATATAATTTAATGCTAAAGAACTAATCATCGCAGCAATAAAATAAATAAATAGTTCAAAAATATGATAAGGAAAAACTATAGCATATATAAAGAAATATAAAATTATCAAAAAATAACTTATTGTAGTAGAAGGAAATAGTTTAGCCCAAAATAATTGATGGTTATCGACAGGTAAAATAGATAATCCTACTATTGTTTTCATATCTTTTGAATAAGATACGCAGGGGAGAGTGTTTACGATATTTAATATAGGGGCACCAATACCAAATATCATTAATGATAAATAGTCAGAAAATATTGGAACAGTTTTTAATGATATAAGACTAATTGGTAAAATAATAATTATAACTATTCCAAAAAATAAGATTGGTACGACAAAAGAAAATAAATATGTCCCTGATTTTATGATTGATTTGAATTCTGAAGAAACATAATTAAAAAATAATGATTTTTTCGAATATTTTTTTTGAAAATAAATATCAAATTGTTGATCTAATTCTTTTTCAGAAAGCTTTTTAGAGTGAGATAAAGTAGAAACCTGAAGAGATTTTAAATAGGTAAAGCGTGCCAAAAAGTAAATAAGAGCAAAAGATAAAATACCGATAAGCAATGTAATTATTCCAGAAAAAATATTGCTTCTTCCAGTAAATCCAAGAATAAAGTGATTGAAAGTATCCATAAAAAAGCGACTATTAATATAATTTATTTCAAAGCC is part of the Firmicutes bacterium CAG:345 genome and encodes:
- a CDS encoding putative uncharacterized protein (product inferred by homology to UniProt), which translates into the protein MFGFGKKKKAKEEEARKLAEQQAAEAKAVEEKKKAEEEALKKAEEEKKAKEEAEKVEVKEETEETVASAEDNEELNEDSEEAKKEAARVYHIARREAENERGYIWIVRFGGSDKVIKSFATQAEAIAFTKELAKKYDRRYVIHKASGGFRKMKY
- a CDS encoding membrane protein (product inferred by homology to UniProt) — its product is MNNFLTVFKMMVKSINLGNSSNSKKRRITLSFSNPFINSLLTTLLFTIIGIIFLLTLPSVAGYDILTTYASFAFNNTISITLLFSTSYIFSSYFLNNDDLNYLHLPISGETIFSAKFFSSFILGCLIPISAPLSYWIVVIIKGLKFNFFTFLTPFLFYIGSQFLISSLIFLLGIFLSEVCKLKKHKQVMSAIYFVLILIFSCIFGFEINYINSRFFMDTFNHFILGFTGRSNIFSGIITLLIGILSFALIYFLARFTYLKSLQVSTLSHSKKLSEKELDQQFDIYFQKKYSKKSLFFNYVSSEFKSIIKSGTYLFSFVVPILFFGIVIIIILPISLISLKTVPIFSDYLSLMIFGIGAPILNIVNTLPCVSYSKDMKTIVGLSILPVDNHQLFWAKLFPSTTISYFLIILYFFIYAIVFPYHIFELFIYFIAAMISSLALNYINQILDLKLGNTNAPNELSITRNNKSIMISTIFRVAISILLGIISLLHQTYMNILIPPLLTLTISILLFLIPFAKTNISLDSLMQKYIFKSNN